The genomic segment GCACCCTGCGCCAGTACGGGGCCGTACCGCCCAAGGGGGCGCCCATTCGGGCCCGCCGCTACCGCACAGGTGGAGGGAAAGGAGGCAACGTCGCCCGGCGCGCCATCCAGGTGCTGCGTGACTCCATCCCGTACGTCTCCGACGTCGTCAACCGGGAGGCCGCGCGGGGCGGGGTCGACGGTGAGACCGTCGAGGAGGCGAAGGTCAGGGCGCCCATCACGCTGGGTGGTCAGGACCGCGCCGTGACCCTGCGGGACTACGAGGAACTGGCGCGCCGCGCGGCGCCCGAGACCGCGCGCATCACCTGCCTCGCGGCCGACCCGGACGAGCACGGCGCGCACGCCGTACGGGTGCTGGTCGTCCCGCAAGCCGTGTCCGACCCGGGCGGCCGGCTGCGCTTCGAACAACTCGTACCGGGCGACGCCCTGCTGGCGCGCATCACCCGGTACCTGGACGAGCGTCGTCTGATCGGCACCCGGCTGGCGGTCGGGCCGCCGTTCTACCAGGGGGTGACGGTCGTCGCGACGGTGCACGCCTTCCGCGGCACCGACACCGACCGGGTCAGACGGCAGGCGCATGACGCCCTGTACCGCCATCTCGACCCGCTGACCGGGGGAGCGCACGGCACGGGCTGGCCCTTCGGCCGCCCGGTGCAGGCGGGCGAGGTGTTCGCGGTGCTGCAACGGGTGCCCGGCGTCGAGCTGGTGGACGAGGTACTGCTGCACCCCGCCGACCCGCTCAGCGGCAAGCGCGGCGACCCCACGGACCGGATCGACCTCGAACCCTCCGCGCTCGCCTTCTCGTTCGACCACCGCGTCCGGGTGATAGGGGACGCGTCGTGAGCCCCGCCGGAAGCATGCGCGGCGCCGTCGACGGACTCGCCTCCTCGGCCCCGCTGGCGTTGATGCTGCCGGCGGTGTTCGCCGACGACGATCTCGCCCAGCGCTTCGTCGCGGGTCTCGACGAGACCCTCGCGCCGCTGCACAACGTGCTCGACTGCCTGGACGCCTACTTCACCCCGTCGCTCGCGCCCGCGGACTTCACCCGCTGGCTGGGCACGTGGGTGGGCGCGGAGACCGAAGGTACGGAGACGGCCGGTGCGGAGACGGCCGGCGTGGAGACGGCCGGCGTGGAGACGACGGTCGCGCTGCGCGCCGCGGTGACCGCCGCCGTGCGGCTTCACCGCATTCGCGGCACCCGGCGCGGACTGTCCGAGGCGATCCGGCTCGCCTTCGGCGTGGAGCCGGAGATCACCGAGAGCGGCGCCGCCGCCTGGGACGCCGGGCCCATGGGCCCGGTCCCCGGCGAGAGCCGCCCGTTTCTGCACGTCACCGTGCGACTGCCGGAGCCCGGCCCCGCGGTCGAGCACCGGCTGGAGCGCCTCGTAGCGGCAGCCTGCCCCGCCCATATGCCTTACACGGTCCAGGTGACCGCCGCCGAAAGGACTCCCGACAGGTGACCAGTCAGCAGGCTTCCCCGTCCACCCCGCCGTCTTCAGCGGCCGGTGACGCCCCGGGGGACACGGCACGTCACTGTGCCGAATGCGGCACGCGGCCGACTCCGGGGCAGTCCTTCTGCGACGGCTGCGGCGCGGTACTGGGCTGGATCCCGGACCGTGAGGAACGGGACGCCGCGAGTGCGGCAGACCGGCAGCGCGGCGCGGACACTCCGGGCGCCTCGGAGCCGGAGGAGGGGACGCCGCCCGACGCGGACACCGACGCGGACACCGACGCGAATACCGACGCGGACACCGGCGCCGACTCCGATACCGGCCCCGGTGCCGTCGCCAGGGGCACGGGTCCGGTGCGGGGACCCGTAGCGGTACGCGCAGGCACCGATGCGCCGGCGGTGGTGCCCGACGGGGACGACGGCCCGCCCACGATCCCGGCGGACCCCGTCGCGCCGGCCGCCTCCCCCGCGGCCGCGACCCCGGACCCGGACGCGAGCGCGCGGGCCAGGGCGCTGCTCGTTCCGGTCGCCGACCAGCGCGCCGCCGCCCCGGCACCGGACGTCGCGCCGGTCCTGCCCGGCGTGCCCGCCGCGGCCCGCCCCCGGGTCCAGGCCCCCAGCGCCGAGCCGGCCGACGAGACCGGCGCCCCGTGCCCCTGGTGCGAGGTCGGCAACCGCCCCGACCGGCACTTCTGCCGGCGCTGCGGCATGTCCCTCGCGGAGCGTCCCGGCGTCCCGGCAGCCCGGCGTCCCTGGTGGCGCCGGATGTGGGAGTTCGGCAACCGTCCGGCGCCGTGGGCGGGCGAGCGCCCGAGGCTGCGCCGGGGCATCGGCCGCGTCTTCCCCTGGATCGCGTACGGCCTGGCGCTCGGGCTGGTGATCTACGCGGCGCTCAACGTGGGTACGGCGTGGAACGCGACGCGCGACCACTTCGCGAAGCGGGTCCAGGTCACCCCGGATTCCGCGGCGGCGTCCCATACCTTCGCCGGCCACCCGCCGAAGGCGCTCTTCGACAAGATCAACAACAGTTGGTGGGGCCCCGGCGTCTCGCAGTCCGCCGAGGGCGAGTGGGTCGAGGCGCGCTTCCGGGAACCCACCCGGCTGCTGAACATCCTCATCACGGCCGGGATCTCCACCAAGGCTTCCGACCTCACCGAGGCCGCCCTGCCGCACGCTCTGGACGCGGTCGTCACCACGGCCGACGGGAAGCAGACCACCCGCCGCATCACCCTCGACCAGGTGAGCGGCCCACAGCAGCGGAAGTTCCGGGCGGACAACGTCGTCAGCGTGCGGTTCGTCATCCGCTCGGCGTTCAACGCGGGCCCCGACAAGCAGGTTTCGATCGCCGAGATCGAGTTCTTCACCCGCGCCACCAACAGCGGAACGTAGCGCCCTCAGACGACCAGGCCCCTGACGCGCAGCCAGGGGACGGGGGAGATGTCGGACCCGAAGGCGGGGCCGGTGCGCATCTCGAAGTGCAGATGCGGCCCGGTGGCGTTGCCGGTCGCGCCGGACCAGCCGATGAGCGTGCCGCCCTGGACGCTCTGGCCGACGACGGCCTTCACCTCGGAGAGGTGGGCGTACTGGCTGTACATACCGTCCTGGTGGCGGATGACGACCTGGTTGCCGTACTCGCCGTCGGCCCCGGCCGCGACGACCTCGCCGGGGCCGACGGCCTTGACCGGCGTTCCGGTGGGCACCACGAAGTCGATGCCCGTGTGCACGCCGGTGGACCAGGCAGAGCCCCGCTGGTGGTACGGGGTGCCGACCGGCCCCTCGACGGGCAGGGTCCAGCCGCCGGACACGTCGCCGCCGACCGGGACGACCATCTGGGAGGAGGACCGTGTGACGGCCGCGACGTACGCATACGTCTCGCCGTCCACTCCACTGGCGCGCGGCACACCGCCGTACTCCTCCACCGCCTTCCACCCCAGGCGGTATCCGGCCAGGGCGAGTTCCAGCGTAGTGCCCCGGTAGCCGGGGTGCCGCTTCGCGGTCCGCAGGAGCGCGCACATCTTCCTGCCCTGCGACGGTATGGCGTCCGCCGGATCCAGGACGTCCTTGACGCCGTCGTGATCGCCGTCGATGCCCTCGGCCGCCCAGTCGGCGTCGGAGAACTGCGCTATGCCCCTGGTGAGGGGCCGTCGGGCCGTGGAGGGACTCGCCTTGGCCCGTTTCCCACCGGCCCTGCCGTCCGCCGCCCGTTGCTCGTCGGTCCGTGGGTCCGTCAGCGAGCCCTCGCCGTCGGCCGACCCGCTCGACTCGCCGGCCGCGACCGAACTGGCCCTGGGATTGAAGTTGCTCTCCTGCTTCAACTGGGCGGCCAGCACCGGCGCGGTGAGCAGCTTCTCGCCGCAGTGGGCCGCGGCATCGCGCAGGAGCTTCGCGTAGCCGAGGGGAACGCCCACGTCCCCCGCCTTCAGCTCGACGCCCGTCGGCGCGGGGGCGTCTCCGCCGGCTGCCTCGCTGTCGTCCGCGGTCCCTAGCAGCAACGTCCCGAGCCCGATCGATAACGGCGTCACCACGGCGCCGACGATGACCGGCACCATCCAACGAGCGATCCTCACAGGCCCGACTCTCCCCACTCGACCGTCGCGGTGCGGCTCACTATGCCATCCGCCGGAGGCCGGCCCGCCGGCCGCCCGCGCCGCCGGCCGGGTCCCGGCGCGGGCCCTCCAGGGAGGTGTGGGAGCGTGAGCGGGTGAGCGAGATGACGGCCAAGACCCTGCAATACCGCGTTGACGGGCCAGAAGACGCACCGACCCTGATATTGGGCCCCGCCCTCGGCACCACCTGGCACATGTGGGACCGCCAGCTGCCCGACCTGACCCGCCAGTGGCGGGTCCTGCGCTACGACCTGCCCGGCCACGGGGGTGCGCCCGCCGACCCCGCGACCTCGGTCGCCGACCTGGCGGACCGGCTGCTCGCCACCCTCGACCTCCTCGGCATCGACCGGTTCGGCTACGCGGGCTGCTCCCTCGGCGCGGCCGTCGGCGTCCGGATCGCGCTGGCGCGCCCCGACCGGGTCGCGGCGCTGGCCCTCGTCTCCGCCGCCGCCCGGCACGGCACCGCCGACGCCTGGCGGCAGCGCGGTGTCATCGTGCGGGCCAACGGTCTCGGGCAGTTCTCCCACACCGTCCCCGAGCGCTGGTTCACCGACGGCTACCGGGCCGCCCAAGGCGCCATCGTCGAATGGGCCGTGCAGATGGTGCGCACCACCGACGCGGAGTGCTACATCGCCGCCTGCGAGGCGCTGGCTGCGCACGACGTACGCGACGAGCTGGGCCGGATCACCGTCCCGACCCTGGTGGTGGCCGGCGCGGACGACCCCGCGACGCCGCCCGCCGACGCCCGCGTCCTGGTCGCCGGGATCCCCGACGCCCGGCTCGCCGTGGTGCCCGCCGCCTCCCACCTCACCCCCGTGGAGCAGCCCGCGGCCGTCGGGGAGCTGCTGGTACGGCACTTCGGCGCCACCTGGACCGAGTCCGCCGTCGCCTCCACCACCGCCGTGCTCCAGGCCCCGCCCGCCCCGCCGGCCGCGGAACAGCCCACCGCGGTGCCCGCGGGCCGCGTCGACCCGTACGACGAGGGTTCGCTGATCCGCAGGGAGGTCCTGGGCGACGCGCATGTCGACCGGGCCGCCGCGGGGGCGGACGCCTTCACCGGGGACTTCGAGGAGTTCATCACCCGCTACGCCTGGGGAGAGGTGTGGGCGCGCCCCGGCCTGGACCGGCGCACCCGCAGCATCATCACGCTGACGGCGCTGACCGCCCGCGGGCACCTCGACGAGCTCGCCTCCCACACCCGCGCGGCGCTGCGCAACGGCCTCACGCCCGCCGAGATCAAGGAGACGCTGCTGCACACGGGCGTCTACTGCGGACTGCCGGCGGCGAACGCCGCCTTCGCGGTCGCGCAGCGCGTGATCCAGGAGGAGACGTCCGTCGGCGGCCCCGCCGGTGATCATCCGCGATGATGGTTCCCTGACGACCTGGTGACGACCCGGTGCACGTCGATATCGCTGATCACGTTCCGAGGAGCAGAGGAGCAACAGTGAAGCTGACCAAGAAGGGCCACGCCTGCGTCAGGCTGGAGAAGGACGGGCAGGTGCTCGTCATCGATCCCGGCGCCTTCACGGAGGAGGACGCCGCGGTCGGCGCCGAGGCGATCCTCATCACCCACGAGCACATCGACCACTTCAACGAGGACCGGCTGCGCCTCGCCCTGGACGCCAACCCGGCCGCCCAGGTCTGGACCCTCAAGAGCGTCGCCGACCAGGTGTCGGCGGCCTTCCCCGGCCGGGTGCACACCGTCGGCGAGGGCGACACCTTCACCGCGGCGGGCTTCGACATCGAGGTGCACGGCCAACTGCACGCCGTGATCCACCCGGACATCCCGCGGATCGCCAACCAGGGCTACGTGGTCGACGGCTCGGTCTTCCACCCCGGTGACGCCCTGACGGTCCCCGACCGTCCCGTCGACACCCTGCTGCTCCCGCTGCAGGCCCCCTGGAGCAAGCTCTCCGAGGTCGTCGACTACCTGCGCGAGGTGAAGCCGCAGCGCGCCTTCGACGTCCACGACGGGCTGCTCAACGACATCGCGTTCATGATCTACGGCCGGATGCTCGGCCCCGACGGCCCCGGCATCGGCGGCGGCGAACACCGCCGGCTGGTCCCGGGCGAATCCGTCGAACTGGGCTGACGGCACGATCTGCGCGCACCGCCCCGGGGCAGCCCTGGGCGGGTGCGCGCGGGCACGTCCGGGGCGGGTCCGGGGCGGTTGTCGGTGCCGGGCGGTAGATTCGGATCCATGCGCATCGCCACCTGGAACGTCAACTCGATCACCGCCCGTCTGCCGCGCCTGCTCGCCTGGCTGGAGAGCACCGGCACGGATGTGCTGTGCCTCCAGGAGACCAAGTGCTCGCTGGAGCAGTTCCCCTTCGACGAGCTGCGCGAGCTCGGCTACGAGGCGGCCGTCAACGCCACCGGCCGGTGGAACGGCGTGGCGCTGCTGTCGAAGGCCGGCCTGGAGGACGTCGTGACCGGGCTGCCCGGCGGCCCCGGGTACGAGGGTGTGGAGGAGCCCCGCGCGGTCTCCGCCACCTGCGGCGGGGTCCGGGTCTGGTCGGTGTACGTGCCCAACGGCCGCGAGGTCGCGCACGAGCACTTCGCCTACAAGCTGCAGTGGTTCGAGGCGCTGCGCGCCGCCGTCGCCGAGGACGCCGCAGGCCCGCGGCCCTTCGCGGTGCTGGGTGACTACAACGTCGCGCCCACCGACGAGGACGTGTGGGACCTGTCCCAGTTCGAGGGCGCCACCCACGTCACCCCCGAGGAGCGCGCCGCCCTGGCGGCGCTGCGCGAGGCGGGTCTGACGGACGTGGTGCCGCGTCCGCTCAAGTACGACCGCCCGTACACCTACTGGGACTACCGCCAGCTGGGCTTCCCGAAGAACCGGGGCATGCGCATCGACCTGGTCTACGGCAACGAGGCCTTCGCCAAGGCGGTCACCGACTCGTACGTCGACCGCGAGGAGCGCAAGGGCAAGGGCGCCTCCGACCACGCCCCGGTCGTCGTCGACCTCACCGTCTGACCGCACAACAGCCGGCACCGCACAGCAGCCGGCACCGCACAGCAGCCTGCACAGCACCCGGCACCTCACAGCACCGCACCGCACAGCACCGCATTACGAGGCGTAGGGCCGGGCCCGGGACCGCATACAACCTGTCGTTCCCGCGCCCGCCCGCCGCCCCGTACGCTCGGCGCTCATGAGCACCGTTGACCTGCCCTCCGCCAGCTTCGCCGTCCGCGTTCCCGACGCCGAGCTGGAGCCCGAGCCGCTCGATCCGGACCAGATCGTGTCGGGCACGCCCGAGGTCACCGGCAAGGTGCTCTGGGAGTCGGCCGACGGGACCCGGCTGCGGGGGATTTGGCAGATCACCCCGGGCGTGGTGACCGACACCGAGGCCGACGAGATGTTCGTCGTGGTCAGCGGCCGGGCCACCGTCGAGGTGGCGGGCGGCGACACGCTCGAACTCGGCCCCGGCGTTGTCTGCGTCCTGCGCGAGGGGGACCGGACGACCTGGACGGTGCACGAGACGCTGCGCAAGGCCTACGCGATCGGCTGCTGACCCACCGCCCCGGAACACCCGCGGGGCAGGCGCGCCTGTAGAAGTCCGACCGCCCCGGGTGCGACGCTGAGCCGTATGGACATCCCCTTCCTGGACAAGTGGCGCAAGCGGAACGCGGTGGCGCACGGGGTCGCGGTCCGGGTCGGCGACCCGGACGCGGCGGGCGTGGCCGAATTGCTGGCGGAGTGCGATCTGCTGCGCGCCCAGGCACAGGACGCCGGGGTCGAACTCGACGACTCGCCCGGCTCGTTGACGGCTCTCGACCAGTTGGTGCCGCAGTGGCGCGACGACCCCGAGGTGCTGCCCTGGCTCGGCAACGATGCCGGTCTGTACCTCGGCACCGTCATCGTCCGCACCGTGCCGGGCGCCGCCTGGCAGGTGTGGCCGAACGGCCTGCCGGTGGTCAAGCTGGAGTCGGGCCGCGAGGTCGACGTGGTCGCGATCGGCCACGAATGGGCCGAGAGCGGCACGCCCGAGCTGTCCCAGACACTCGCCGAGGCGTCCGAGAACTGACGGCCCGCCGTCACCCGAACTGATGGACCGCGCCACCGGAATGCGACGGCAGGCAGGCGTGTCCGGCGCGCAATGACGCCTCCGCGCCCGGCCGTACGGTGCATGATGTCGGAAACGCACCAGTTGATCAGCTCGGTACCGGAGGCGCGACGTGGACTCCCTGCAGCAGATGCCGAATATCGGAGCGGTCCTTGCCGACCGCTTGCGCCGCGGCGGCGTCGAGGACGCCGGCGAACTGCGCCGGCTCGGCGCCGGCCGTGCCTTCGAGAAGATCCGCGAGGACCTTCCCGAGGACACCTGCACGCACACCCTGCTCGCCCTCGAAGGCGCGATCCGCGGCACCCGCTGGACCGCCATCCCGCAGACCGAACGCGACACCCTCGTCAACCGGGTCCTGGGCTGACCCGGGGACGCACCCGACCGGCCCGATCCCGCGCCGACCGACCCTGCGCCGACCGACCCCGCGCCGACCGACCCTGCGCCGACCGATCCCGCGCCGACCGACCCCGCGCCGGCCGGCCCGGCACACACCGCACCCGCGCCGACCGGACCCGCGCCGCTCAGCGGCGCGGGCCGTCGGCGACCGCGCGCGCCGCAAATCGGGTTATTGGCGGCGGTCTGCGTGTCGGCGCGATATGCGGATTTGAAGGGATAGGTTGCCCATTCGTTGACTGTCCGACGGGGTGAGAGTGAGCTGGGCTGCGCATGGATCCACTGATCGTGCTGAGCGGTGTCAACAAGCACTTCGGACAGTTGCATGTGCTGCGGGACATCGACCTGACCATCGGCCGCGGCGAGGTCGTGGTCGTCATCGGTCCTTCGGGTTCCGGCAAGTCCACGCTGTGCCGGGCGATCAACCGACTGGAGCCGGTCGAGTCGGGCACCATCACCATCGACGGGCAGCCGCTGCCCTCCGAGGGCAAGGAACTGGCGAAGCTGCGCGCGGACGTCGGCATGGTGTTCCAGTCCTTCAACCTCTTCGCGCACAAGACGGTGCTGCAGAACGTGGCGCTGGCGCCGGTCAAGGTGCGCGGCCACAGCCGCGCCGAGGCCGACCGACGGGCCAGGGAACTGCTCGACCGGGTGGGCCTGCTGGCGCACGCCGACAAGTACCCCGCCCAGATGTCCGGCGGCCAGCAGCAGCGGGTGGCGATCGCCCGCGCGCTGGCGATGGACCCCAAGGCGCTGCTCTTCGACGAGCCGACCTCCGCGCTCGACCCGGAGATGATCAACGAGGTGCTGGAGGTCATGCAGCAGCTCGCCCGGGACGGCATGACGATGGTCGTCGTCACCCATGAGATGGGCTTCGCCCGCTCCGCCGCCAACCGGGTCGTGTTCATGGCCGACGGCCTGATCGTCGAGGACCGGGTCCCGGAGGAGTTCTTCACCGCGCCGCGCAGTGAGCGCGCCAAGGACTTCCTGTCCAAGATCCTCCACCACTGACGACCCGGGACCGCCATGCGACGCAAGAACAGGCACATCGCGCTGCTCGCCGTGGCCGCGGCCCTGCTGGCGGGCTGCGGCAAGCAGGGCAGTCCGCCCACGAAGGGCCCCAGCTCCGACGATCTGCCCACCTACAAGGTGGACACGAACTTCTCCCTCCCCGACTCGAAGACCTGGAGCTCCGCCCACCGGCGCGGCAAGATCGTCGTCGGGGTCAAGGACGACCAGCCGTACCTCGGCCAGCGCGACCCGGCCAACGGCACCTACGCCGGCTTCGACGTCGAGATCGCCCGGATGCTCGCCGCGTCGCTCGGCTTCGGCCTCGACCGGATCCAGTACAAGTCGGTGGCCTCCGCCAACCGCGAGACCGCGCTCAGCAACGGCCAGATCGACTACTACGTCGGCACGTACACGATCAACGACAAGCGCAAGCAGCAGGTCGGCTTCGCCGGCCCGTACTACGTCGCGGGCCAGGGCCTGCTGGTGCGCAAGGACGAGAACGACATCAAGGGCCCGCAGGACCTGAAGGGCAAGAAGGTCTGCTCGGCCGCCGGTTCCACCCCGATCCAGCGCATCGAGTCGGACTACCCCGACGCCATCCCCGTCACCTACGACACCTACTCCGTCTGCGTGGACAACCTGCTGACCTTCCAGGTCGACGCCGTCACCACCGACGACTCGATCCTGCTCGGCTACGCGGCCAAGGCGCCCGACGAGATGAAGCTCGTCGGCAAGGCGTTCTCCAAGGAGCCCTACGGGGTCGGGGTGGCCAGGAGCGACAACGCTCTGCGGCTCGCGCTCGACGACGCGATCGTGGCCCACGAGAAGAACGGCGACTGGAAGAAGGCGTACGACGCGACCCTCGGCCTGTCCGGGGTCCCGGCGCCCACCCCGCCCGCCGTCGACCGGTACTGAGAGGGCCGCCGCACATGAACGTACTGCTCGACAACTTCTCCCTCTACGGCAAGGGTTTCCTCGGCACCCTCGAACTGACCCTCTACGCGGGCGTGCTGGCGCTGGTCGGCGGCGTGGTCATCGCCGGCTTCCGGGTCTCGCCGGTCAAGGCGCTGCGCGTCTTCGGCACCACCTGGGTCACCGTGCTGCGCAACACCCCGCTGACCCTGCTCTTCTTCGCGGTCGTGCTGGGACTGCCGCGGTTCGGGGTGCGGCTGCCGTTCATGACCTTCGCGGTCCTCGCGCTGGCCTGCTACACCTCGGCGTTCATCTGCGAGGCGGTCAGGTCGGGCATCAACACCGTGCCGCTGGGCCAGGGCGAGGCCGCCCGCAGCCTCGGGATGACGTTCGGCCAGACCCTGAACCTGGTGGTGCTGCCGCAGGCGGGCCGCGCGGTCATCTCCCCGATCGGCTCGACACTCATCGCGCTCGCCAAGAACTCCGCGATCGCCGGCTCCTTCTCGGTCACCGAACTGCTCGGCACCTACAAGCCGCTGAACGAGCTGGGCTACAGCATCGTCTGGTCCTTCATCTGGATCGCGGTCGGCTACCTGATCATCACGCTGTCGATCAGCGTGCTCTTCAACGTGCTGGAGAAGAAGATGGGGGTCGCCCGATGAGTAGCGCGCTCTACGACATTCCTGGTCCGAAGGCGCTGGCGCGCCACCGGCTCTACGCGTGGATCACCACCGCCCTGCTGGCCGCGCTGGTCGGCTGGATCATCTACATGCTGATCCACACCGGCCAGTTCGAGTCGACCAAGTGGGTGCCGTTCGAGTACGAGGGCATCCAGCGGCTGCTGCTGACCGGGCTCGCCAACACCCTCAAGGCGTTCATCTGGGCGGCCGTTCTCTCACTCGCCTTCGGCGCGCTCTTCGCCGCCGGCCGGCTCTCCGAGCACCGGGTGATCCGCTGGGTGAGCACCCTGGTGGTGGAGTTCTTCCGGGCGATGCCGCTGCTGGTGATGATCTTCTTCATCTTCATCGCGCTCAAGGTCGAGCCGATGTTGGCGCTGATCACCGGTCTGACGCTCTACAACGGCTCGGTGCTCGCGGAGGTCTTCCGTACCGGTGTGAACTCGGTGTCGCGCGGGCAGGGCGAGGCCGCCTACGCGCTCGGCATGCGCAAGACGCAGGTGATGACGTACATCCTGGTGCCGCAGGCGGCCCGCGCGATGCTGCCCGCGATCATCAGCCAGCTGGTGGTGGCGCTGAAGGACACCTCGCTCGGCTACCTCATCACCTATGAGGAGTTCCTCTACAACGGCAAGCTCATCGCCACCAACCTCGACTACGACCTGCCGTTCATCCCGGTCGTGATGGTGATCGCACCGATCTACATCGGGATGTGCATGCTGCTGTCGTGGTTCGCGAACTGGCTGGGGCGCCGCGAACGGCACAACCCCAAGACGAAGGGCACACCGGTCGCGACGACGCCACCTCAGCAGATCTGACGCTCTGCCGCGCGTTACTGGTCGTGCAGCGGGACCGACAGCCAGGACGGGTCGGACGCCGGCGACGAGACGGTGACCGTGGAGAAGAGCGGGTTCTGCGCGATGTAGAGCGGGTCGACGGTGTCGACGACCAGCGCCAGCCGGTGGCCGGCCGGGACGTCGTAGGCGGTGGAGAGCAGGTCGATGTCGGTGGTGAAGGCCTTGCCGGGGGTGCGCCCGACCCAGGTGTAGGGCGCGTGCGTGACCAGCTTGCCGATGCCCAGGGAGTCGACGTCGTAGAGGTACGCGATGACGGTTCCGTTCGCGGCCGACGGGGTCAGCGTGGTGTGCAGCGTCGAGGTGCCGCGGACGTGCTGGGCCGTGCCGTACGCGGCGGACTGCCAGACGGTGGCGAAGGCGCGCGGCAGCAGCGGGATCGACGCGACGGGCGGGGCCTGGGCGAACTGGTCGAGCAGGCTGGACAGGAAGATGATCCCGCCGTCGGCGCCCGAGTCGACATTGGTGCCGATGGTGGTGCGCCAGCCGGAACCGGCGTCGCCGCCGAGCTCGCCGGTGCGCAGCCCCTTGGCGCCGAGCTTGAGGGTGGTGGTCCGCGACGGGACCGCGGACCAGCTGTCGTAGCTCTCGTAGGCGCCGGTGGAACGGGACTTGAGCTGGACCGGCTGCTCGTGGTCGATGCCGTTGTCCACGCCCTTGAGGTAGTGGTCGAGCCACCGCCTGGAGCTGGCCCAGGTGTCGTTGGGCAGGCCGAGCAGGCCGGTCGCCTCGGCGGTGGCGTGGTCGCCGGGCCGGAACTCGAGGCGCTTGGGGCCGGTCAGCTTCTCGTAGAACTTCGCGTACTGGTTGGGCGGGAAGAGGCTGTCGCCCCAGGCATTGGCGAGCATGACCGCCGTGCCGTTGGCGTTCAGCTGGTCCAGGTAGGTGACGGGGGAGCGGAGCTTGCCCCAGGCGATCATCTCGTCCTCGGCGGCGAGGTTCGCGGTGAGGAAGTTGCCCAGGATCTTCTGGAGTTCGGGGCTCGGCCGGCCGGTGAGGTAGCCCGCGCCGCCGAGCAGGGCGGCGGCCTGCAGATGCGGGGTACGGCCCTGGTAGATCGAGTCGATCAGATCGGCCCAGCCGCTGAGCGCGACGACGGCCTTGATGCGCGGGTCGTGCGCGGCGCCGAGCAGACCGATGCCGGCGCCGTACGAGACGCCCGCCATCCCGATGTGGTCCGGATCGGCCGGGGTGTTGGCGAGCGTCCAGTCGATGACCTTGGACACGTCGGCGACATCGGGCGGTCCCGCGGTCTCGATCTGCCCGC from the Streptomyces sp. RKAG293 genome contains:
- a CDS encoding phage tail protein, translated to MRGAVDGLASSAPLALMLPAVFADDDLAQRFVAGLDETLAPLHNVLDCLDAYFTPSLAPADFTRWLGTWVGAETEGTETAGAETAGVETAGVETTVALRAAVTAAVRLHRIRGTRRGLSEAIRLAFGVEPEITESGAAAWDAGPMGPVPGESRPFLHVTVRLPEPGPAVEHRLERLVAAACPAHMPYTVQVTAAERTPDR
- a CDS encoding zinc ribbon domain-containing protein, whose protein sequence is MTSQQASPSTPPSSAAGDAPGDTARHCAECGTRPTPGQSFCDGCGAVLGWIPDREERDAASAADRQRGADTPGASEPEEGTPPDADTDADTDANTDADTGADSDTGPGAVARGTGPVRGPVAVRAGTDAPAVVPDGDDGPPTIPADPVAPAASPAAATPDPDASARARALLVPVADQRAAAPAPDVAPVLPGVPAAARPRVQAPSAEPADETGAPCPWCEVGNRPDRHFCRRCGMSLAERPGVPAARRPWWRRMWEFGNRPAPWAGERPRLRRGIGRVFPWIAYGLALGLVIYAALNVGTAWNATRDHFAKRVQVTPDSAAASHTFAGHPPKALFDKINNSWWGPGVSQSAEGEWVEARFREPTRLLNILITAGISTKASDLTEAALPHALDAVVTTADGKQTTRRITLDQVSGPQQRKFRADNVVSVRFVIRSAFNAGPDKQVSIAEIEFFTRATNSGT
- a CDS encoding peptidoglycan DD-metalloendopeptidase family protein, which codes for MRIARWMVPVIVGAVVTPLSIGLGTLLLGTADDSEAAGGDAPAPTGVELKAGDVGVPLGYAKLLRDAAAHCGEKLLTAPVLAAQLKQESNFNPRASSVAAGESSGSADGEGSLTDPRTDEQRAADGRAGGKRAKASPSTARRPLTRGIAQFSDADWAAEGIDGDHDGVKDVLDPADAIPSQGRKMCALLRTAKRHPGYRGTTLELALAGYRLGWKAVEEYGGVPRASGVDGETYAYVAAVTRSSSQMVVPVGGDVSGGWTLPVEGPVGTPYHQRGSAWSTGVHTGIDFVVPTGTPVKAVGPGEVVAAGADGEYGNQVVIRHQDGMYSQYAHLSEVKAVVGQSVQGGTLIGWSGATGNATGPHLHFEMRTGPAFGSDISPVPWLRVRGLVV
- a CDS encoding alpha/beta fold hydrolase is translated as MTAKTLQYRVDGPEDAPTLILGPALGTTWHMWDRQLPDLTRQWRVLRYDLPGHGGAPADPATSVADLADRLLATLDLLGIDRFGYAGCSLGAAVGVRIALARPDRVAALALVSAAARHGTADAWRQRGVIVRANGLGQFSHTVPERWFTDGYRAAQGAIVEWAVQMVRTTDAECYIAACEALAAHDVRDELGRITVPTLVVAGADDPATPPADARVLVAGIPDARLAVVPAASHLTPVEQPAAVGELLVRHFGATWTESAVASTTAVLQAPPAPPAAEQPTAVPAGRVDPYDEGSLIRREVLGDAHVDRAAAGADAFTGDFEEFITRYAWGEVWARPGLDRRTRSIITLTALTARGHLDELASHTRAALRNGLTPAEIKETLLHTGVYCGLPAANAAFAVAQRVIQEETSVGGPAGDHPR
- a CDS encoding MBL fold metallo-hydrolase, translating into MKLTKKGHACVRLEKDGQVLVIDPGAFTEEDAAVGAEAILITHEHIDHFNEDRLRLALDANPAAQVWTLKSVADQVSAAFPGRVHTVGEGDTFTAAGFDIEVHGQLHAVIHPDIPRIANQGYVVDGSVFHPGDALTVPDRPVDTLLLPLQAPWSKLSEVVDYLREVKPQRAFDVHDGLLNDIAFMIYGRMLGPDGPGIGGGEHRRLVPGESVELG
- a CDS encoding exodeoxyribonuclease III, with the translated sequence MRIATWNVNSITARLPRLLAWLESTGTDVLCLQETKCSLEQFPFDELRELGYEAAVNATGRWNGVALLSKAGLEDVVTGLPGGPGYEGVEEPRAVSATCGGVRVWSVYVPNGREVAHEHFAYKLQWFEALRAAVAEDAAGPRPFAVLGDYNVAPTDEDVWDLSQFEGATHVTPEERAALAALREAGLTDVVPRPLKYDRPYTYWDYRQLGFPKNRGMRIDLVYGNEAFAKAVTDSYVDREERKGKGASDHAPVVVDLTV
- a CDS encoding cupin domain-containing protein — protein: MSTVDLPSASFAVRVPDAELEPEPLDPDQIVSGTPEVTGKVLWESADGTRLRGIWQITPGVVTDTEADEMFVVVSGRATVEVAGGDTLELGPGVVCVLREGDRTTWTVHETLRKAYAIGC
- a CDS encoding DUF6278 family protein produces the protein MDIPFLDKWRKRNAVAHGVAVRVGDPDAAGVAELLAECDLLRAQAQDAGVELDDSPGSLTALDQLVPQWRDDPEVLPWLGNDAGLYLGTVIVRTVPGAAWQVWPNGLPVVKLESGREVDVVAIGHEWAESGTPELSQTLAEASEN
- a CDS encoding TfoX/Sxy family DNA transformation protein, which produces MDSLQQMPNIGAVLADRLRRGGVEDAGELRRLGAGRAFEKIREDLPEDTCTHTLLALEGAIRGTRWTAIPQTERDTLVNRVLG